A portion of the Kwoniella newhampshirensis strain CBS 13917 chromosome 1, whole genome shotgun sequence genome contains these proteins:
- a CDS encoding threonine synthase produces MSENEMRYFSTRGGSETLTFEEAVLTGLAPNGGLYIPTHIPNLPSDWQTSWAGLTFPQLSHAILSLFIPTSVIPSTDLSSIIDTAYSSFRHEKTTPLRQTGEHEYVMELWHGPTWAFKDVALQFLGELFRYFLERRNGQKKEGEKKEELTVVGATSGDTGSAAIYGLRSKPSITIFILYPDGRISPIQEAQMATVPDANVYCVAVQDSDFDTCQSIVKTLFSDAEFNAAHRLGAINSINWARILAQIVYYFSAYFQLPEKARKNGAKLQFVVPTGNFGDILAGWYAKKLGLPMGELVVATNENDILARFFNTGRYESDDAGAAKEEVASQAPETAAVNGSSDGQQATPASSSAVKATHSPAMDILLSSNFERLLYYLALETGGEQGSEVERRTRAQEALNGWMVALKKNGKVDLGEDVRKAAVADFWAERVSDNQTLEEIRKYYKLEKYGPYVVDPHTAVGLAAQERSAKKVSPDTTWITLSTAHPAKFSSAVELALSASDYPSFDFRRDVLPEELKKLENLEKRVHKVKGEQGVRDLIEKVKKGEKYEGDEGRGSL; encoded by the exons ATGTccgagaacgagatgagataCTTCTCCACCAGAGGTGGCAGCGAAACGCTCACGTttgaggag GCTGTCCTTACTGGTCTTGCGCCCAACggagg ACTCTACATCCCAACACACATCCCTAACCTCCCTTCAGACTGGCAGACCTCTTGGGCCGGACTCACATTTCCCCAACTGTCCCACGCCATCTtgtccctcttcatccccacGTCTGTCATCCCTTCTACCGACctttcatccatcatcgacactGCCTACTCGTCTTTCCGACATGAGAAGACCACCCCGCTCCGACAGACTGGCGAGCACGAGTACGTCATGGAATTGTGGCATGGTCCTACGTGGGCTTTCAAGGATGTCGCATTGCAGTTTTTGGGTGAATTGTTCAGGTACTTcttggagagaaggaatgggcagaagaaggagggagagaagaaggaggagttgACGGTGGTCGGGGCCACTAGTGGTGATAcaggaag CGCCGCGATCTACGGCCTTCGCTCGAAACCTTCCATCACTatcttcatcctctacCCCGACGGACGAATCTCTCCTATACAAGAAGCTCAAATGGCCACTGTCCCCGACGCTAATGTCTACTGTGTCGCCGTGCAAGATTCTGACTTTGACACGTGTCAGTCCATCGTCAAgaccctcttctccgacgCGGAATTCAACGCCGCTCATCGACTCGGTGCTATCAACTCGATCAACTGGGCCCGTATCCTCGCTCAGATCGTCTACTACTTCTCTGCATACTTCCAACTCCCCGAAAAAGCCAGGAAGAACGGTGCCAAATTACAATTCGTCGTACCCACCGGTAATTTTGGTGACATCCTCGCGGGATGGTATGCTAAGAAACTCGGTCTGCCAATGGGTGAATTGGTCGTGGCCACCAACGAAAATGATATTTTGGCGAGGTTCTTCAATACGGGAAGATACGAGAGCGATGATGCTGGTGCAGCGAAAGAGGAGGTTGCGTCTCAAGCTCCTGAAACTGCTGCAGTCAACGGATCGAGTGATGGTCAGCAAGCTACTCCCGCTTCGTCAAGTGCTGTCAAGGCGACACATTCACCAGCGATGGACATCCTCCTATCGTCAAACTTTGAGAGATTGTTATACTACCTTGCATTGGAAACGGGCGGTGAACAGGGAAGCGAAGTCGAGAGACGGACGAGGGCCCAAGAGGCATTGAACGGGTGGATGGTTGctttgaagaagaacggcAAGGTGGatcttggagaagatgtcagGAAGGCTGCTGTCGCCGACTTCTGGGCCGAGCGAGTTTCAGACAATCAG ACcctcgaggagatcagaaAATACTACAAACTCGAGAAGTACGGTCCATACGTTGTTGATCCTCACACAGCGGTCGGTCTCGCCGCTCAAGAACGATCTGCAAAGAAAGT CTCTCCTGACACAACATGGATCACACTGTCCACTGCCCACCCTGCCAAATTCTCCTCCGCAGTCGAACTCGCCCTCTCCGCTTCCGACTACCCATCGTTCGATTTCCGACGTGATGTCCTCCCTGAAGAGCTCAAGAAGCTCGAGAACCTTGAGAAGAGAGTGCACAAGGTCAAGGGAGAGCAAGGTGTGCGAGATCtgatcgagaaggtgaagaagggggagaagtACGAGGGTGATGAGGGGAGAGGGTCTTTGTAA
- a CDS encoding ATP-dependent RNA helicase HAS1 has protein sequence MSAVAHSPRANGSSQPQKKRKRPSKAASDAAPADEDTSMTAEATSSKVTLDAPSQAQSDPVDATLGSRSAPETPYERVPFSTLNLSAPTSSAIQRMGFETMTEVQARTIPPLLAGKDVLGAARTGSGKTMAFLVPSVELLSTLRFKPVNGTGVIIISPTRELALQIFGVAKEIMQGHSQTFGVLMGGANRKAEADKLAKGVNLIVATPGRLLDHLQNTKGFVFKNLKALVIDEADRILEIGFEEEMKQIIKILPADNRQSMLFSATQTTKVTDLARISLRPGPLYINVDEQKDASTVDMLEQGYVVCESDQRFMLLFTFLRKNLKKKVIVFFSSCNSVNYHAELLNYIDVPVLDLHGKQKQQKRTNTFFEFCNAPSGILLCTDVAARGLDIPKVDWIIQFDPPDDPRDYIHRVGRTARAGKTGKSLLFLLPSELGFLRFLKVAKVPLNEYQFPQKKIANVQNQLENLISKNHYLNQSARDGYRSYLQSYASYSLKKIFDVNKLDLAKVGKAFGFPVPPKVNISVGSVKGGGKKKGDESDSDSDGEGKKAYYRKRGRK, from the exons ATGTCAGCCGTtgcacactcaccacgAGCCAATGGCTCTTCCCAACCTcagaagaagcgaaagcGACCTTCCAAAGCTGCTTCCGACGCTGCTCCCGCCGACGAAGATACCAGCATGACCGCCGAGGCTACATCTTCCAAGGTCACTCTCGATGCTCCTAGCCAGGCGCAATCCGATCCCGTCGATGCTACGCTTGGCAGTCGTTCCGCTCCTGAAACGCCGTATGAACGTGTCCCATTCTCGACGCTCAACCTCTCGGCACCTACTTCATCTGCTATACAGAGGATGGGTTTCGAGACTATGACAGAGGTCCAGGCTAGGACCATCCCTCCTCTTTTGGCAGGGAAGGACGTGTTGGGAGCTGCTAGGACCGGAAGTGGAAAAACTATGGCTTTCCTCGTTCCCAGTGTCGAGCTTCTGAGCACACTCAGGTTCAAGCCAGTGAATG GTACTggcgtcatcatcatctcccctACTCGAGAACTCGCACTTCAGATCTTCGGTGTCGCCAAGGAGATCATGCAAGGTCATTCACAGACCTTTGGTGTGCTTATGGGCGGTGCTAACCGTAAAGCGGAAGCGGACAAGTTGGCAAAGGGAGTCAACTTGATCGTTGCAACTCCCGGTCGATTGTTGGATCACCTGCAG AACACCAAAGGTTTCGTATTCAAAAATCTGAAGGCCTTGGTCATCGACGAGGCGGACCGAATTCTTGAGATTGGtttcgaggaggagatgaaacAGATTATCAAAATCCTTCCTGCTG ACAACCGTCAATCCATGCTCTTCTCCGCTACGCAAACCACCAAAGTCACCGACCTCGCCCGAATCTCACTGAGACCCGGTCCACTCTACATCAACGTCGATGAGCAGAAGGACGCTTCAACAGTTGACATGCTCGAACAAGGATATGTCGTTTGCGAATCAGATCAACGATTCATGTTGCTTTTCACTTTCTTGCGAAAGAACCTGAAGAAAAAAGTCATTGTGTTCTTCTCGAGTTGTAACTCGGTCAACTACCATGCGGAACTGTTGAACTACATTGATGTGCCAGTCTTGGATCTCCAC GGGAAGCAAAAACAACAAAAACGAACCAACACATTTTTCGAATTCTGCAACGCACCTTCTGGGATCTTACTCTGCACAGACGTCGCAGCGAGGGGATTAGACATCCCCAAAGTCGACTGGATCATTCAATTCGACCCCCCAGATGATCCTCGTGATTATATCCATCGAGTCGGAAGAACTGCCCGAGCTGGAAAGACCGGGAAGAGTCTATTGTTCCTCTTGCCCAGCGAATTGGGATTCTTGAGATTCTTGAAGGTTGCCAAAGTACCTTTGAACGAATACCAGTTCCctcagaagaagattgCAAATGTTCAGAaccag CTCGAAAACCTCATTTCTAAGAACCATTACCTGAACCAATCCGCCCGAGACGGTTATCGATCATATCTCCAATCATACGCCTCATACTCGCTCAAAAAGATCTTCGACGTCAACAAGTTGGATCTCGCCAAAGTCGGGAAAGCCTTCGGGTTCCCCGTACCTCCCAAAGTGAACATTTCGGTGGGTAGCGTCAAGGGcggtggaaagaagaagggagatgagagtgaTAGTGATTCGGAtggagaggggaagaaggcttATTAtaggaagagaggaaggaagtga
- a CDS encoding mRNA 3'-end-processing protein YTH1, whose amino-acid sequence MAAATSASSTLDPLLGRAADFVRPDFHQVNLDLEGYLKSERGFKLDADSQVCPLSLTPLGCPLPPSQCPYRHTTPSPLNFQPPPALPSHPREREKKTTVCKHYLRNLCKMGDNCEYTHDFNLRTMPICIWFVKQGKCELGGECLYYHPRDRRVECPDYNRGFCVLGPECPRRHVRRRVCEAYLAGFCPDGKECLLAHPSPNRPPPESYLNPTPPDPTQFTGPPPQLPAGYGRWREYKYDPNAVIVPAPAWVEGGSLSGWRAGGFLSGNARTRGGGGDDGGGGGGGGGGGRGGGGDGGGERKSGGGGWVKDLSTVLCFRCNSYGHFANACPNQAVPGDRGGLKRER is encoded by the exons ATGGCGGCAGCTACGTCTGCGAGCTCGACGCTCGACCCGTTACTTGGCCGAGCTGCAGATTTCGTAAGACCCGATTTCCATCAGGTCAACTTGGATTTGGAAGGGTATCTaaagagcgagagagggtTCAAGCTTGATGCAG ACTCGCAAGTATGTCCATTATCACTCACGCCCCTCGGCTgtcctctccctccatcaCAATGTCCCTATCGTCACACCACGCCCTCCCCACTAAATTTTCAACCGCCTCCTGCCCTCCCCTCCCATCCACGAGAAcgcgagaagaagaccacGGTGTGCAAACATTATCTTCGAAACCTGTGCAAGATGGGCGACAACTGTGAATACACACACGATTTCAACCTGCGGACCATGCCAATCTGTATATGGTTCGTGAAACAGGGGAAATGCGAGCTGGGAGGTGAATGTCTTTATTATCATCCGAGAGACAGGAGAGTAGAATGTCCGGACTATAATCGGGGGTTCTGTGTTCTGGGTCCGGAATGTCCGAGAAGACatgtgaggagaagagtgTGTGAGGCTTATCTGGCGGGATTCTGTCCGGATGGAAAGGAATGTTTATTGGCTCA CCCCTCGCCCAATCGTCCCCCTCCCGAATCATATCTCAACCCGACCCCTCCCGACCCCACGCAATTCACCGgccctcctcctcagctTCCTGCTGGATACGGTCGATGGCGAGAGTACAAATACGACCCTAACGCAGTCATCGTCCCTGCTCCAGCatgggtggaaggtggatcACTATCAGGTTGGAGAGCGGGCGGATTCTTGTCTGGAAATGCGCgaacaagaggaggaggaggagatgatggtggtggtggtggaggtggaggtgggggcGGCAGAGGGGGAGGcggggatggaggaggagagaggaagagtggaggaggtggttgGGTCAAAGATCTTAGTACGGTTCTATGTTTC AGGTGTAACTCTTATGGTCATTTTGCGAATGCCTGTCCGAATCAAGCTGTACCAGGTGACAGAGGAGGGTTGAagcgagagcgatga